Proteins encoded together in one Stutzerimonas stutzeri window:
- a CDS encoding bifunctional 4-hydroxy-2-oxoglutarate aldolase/2-dehydro-3-deoxy-phosphogluconate aldolase: MTSTQTRAVSMTDKIALIDQWCSAARILPVITIEREADILPLADALAAGGLKVLEITLRSALGLSAIRLLREQRPELIVGAGTVLDAAMLAQAEAAGAQFIVSPGSTGELLDAALHSPLPLLPGVASASEIMLGYAMGYRRFKLFPAEICGGVAALKALGGPFGDIRFCPTGGVNARNARDYLSLANVMCVGGTWMVDAKAVRAGDWAAIESVTRQALQALDSAPAAELPRDFDLRAERAEQREL, translated from the coding sequence ATGACATCTACCCAAACCCGCGCCGTCAGCATGACCGACAAGATCGCCCTGATCGACCAGTGGTGCAGTGCCGCACGCATCCTGCCGGTGATCACCATCGAGCGCGAGGCGGACATCCTGCCGCTGGCCGACGCCCTGGCCGCCGGTGGCCTCAAGGTGCTGGAAATCACTCTGCGCTCGGCTCTGGGTCTGAGTGCCATCCGCCTGCTGCGCGAGCAGCGCCCCGAACTGATCGTCGGTGCCGGTACCGTGCTGGATGCCGCCATGCTGGCCCAGGCCGAGGCGGCCGGTGCGCAATTCATCGTCTCTCCGGGCAGCACTGGCGAGCTGCTGGATGCCGCGTTGCACAGCCCGTTGCCGCTGCTGCCAGGCGTCGCCAGTGCTTCGGAAATCATGCTCGGCTACGCCATGGGCTATCGCCGCTTCAAGCTGTTCCCCGCCGAGATCTGTGGCGGCGTGGCAGCGCTGAAGGCGCTGGGCGGGCCGTTCGGTGACATCCGTTTCTGCCCGACCGGCGGCGTCAATGCGCGCAATGCGCGGGATTACCTCAGCCTGGCCAACGTGATGTGCGTCGGCGGCACCTGGATGGTCGACGCCAAGGCCGTGCGTGCCGGCGACTGGGCCGCCATCGAAAGCGTCACGCGCCAGGCCCTGCAGGCGCTGGACAGCGCGCCGGCGGCCGAACTGCCGCGCGACTTCGACCTGCGCGCCGAGCGCGCCGAACAGCGCGAGCTGTAA
- the sugE gene encoding quaternary ammonium compound efflux SMR transporter SugE, with protein sequence MHSAWIMLIIAGLLEVGWAIGLKASEGFTRPLPSVLTLVAMAASFFLLARAMQVLPVGTAYAIWVGIGALGTVALGIVIFGESASPARLLSAVLLLAGLVGLKLTA encoded by the coding sequence ATGCATTCGGCCTGGATCATGCTGATCATCGCCGGCCTGCTCGAAGTGGGCTGGGCCATTGGCCTCAAGGCTTCCGAAGGTTTCACCCGCCCGCTGCCGAGCGTGCTCACCCTGGTGGCCATGGCCGCCAGCTTCTTCCTCCTCGCCCGCGCCATGCAGGTTCTGCCGGTGGGTACTGCCTATGCGATATGGGTCGGCATCGGTGCGCTGGGCACCGTGGCGCTGGGCATCGTCATCTTCGGCGAAAGCGCCTCGCCGGCGCGGTTGCTGAGCGCGGTGCTGCTGCTGGCGGGGCTGGTGGGGCTGAAATTGACCGCCTGA
- a CDS encoding MalM family protein, whose translation MHPLSLFAAGLIALALVGCSSEPLRRVDALAASPAPLQGSVEQARAALAAAPSCCNGLDQLPYEPLEAGFSGNVVIDSQAPAYAFETGKSFLRAFKLPAGGPSFELRLYSQAGSSVLAPNAMLLDSRMRPTRLLDADDFVYVPPTGLKGDSLDARLRIDRSQPEHPGNERYLILYTSEAQMAGQTVLQHPAKAYAKALGNEPPSIPDPVAQHSPVGVIKLVMIPDSAAGSNAKGYVPGYSIGQEMGNELPTAPAPTVLPETSAYYRQAIDAALAQKDLERALRLADEAARVGDTQAKQHLLQRIEIR comes from the coding sequence ATGCATCCTCTCTCTCTTTTCGCCGCCGGGCTGATCGCTCTGGCACTCGTCGGCTGCAGCAGCGAGCCGCTGCGCCGGGTCGACGCCCTGGCCGCCAGCCCGGCCCCGCTGCAAGGCTCGGTCGAACAGGCCCGTGCCGCGCTGGCGGCCGCGCCGTCCTGCTGCAACGGCCTCGACCAACTGCCGTACGAGCCCCTGGAGGCAGGCTTCAGCGGCAACGTCGTGATTGACAGCCAGGCACCGGCCTATGCCTTCGAGACCGGCAAGAGCTTCTTGCGCGCCTTCAAGCTGCCGGCCGGCGGCCCGTCGTTCGAGCTGCGTCTATACAGCCAGGCCGGCAGCAGCGTGCTGGCACCCAATGCCATGCTGCTGGACAGCCGCATGCGCCCGACCCGCCTGCTGGATGCCGACGACTTCGTCTACGTTCCGCCAACCGGGCTCAAAGGCGACAGTCTGGACGCGCGCCTGCGCATCGATCGCTCGCAGCCCGAGCATCCAGGCAACGAGCGCTACCTGATCCTCTACACCAGCGAGGCGCAGATGGCCGGGCAGACCGTCCTGCAACATCCGGCCAAGGCCTACGCCAAGGCGCTGGGCAACGAACCGCCGAGCATCCCCGATCCGGTGGCGCAGCACTCCCCGGTGGGCGTGATCAAGCTGGTGATGATCCCCGACAGTGCCGCCGGCTCGAACGCCAAGGGCTACGTACCGGGCTACAGCATCGGCCAGGAGATGGGCAACGAACTGCCCACCGCGCCGGCACCGACGGTGCTGCCGGAAACCTCGGCCTATTATCGCCAGGCGATCGATGCGGCGCTGGCGCAGAAGGACCTGGAGCGCGCCCTGCGCCTGGCCGACGAGGCCGCGCGCGTCGGCGATACTCAGGCGAAGCAGCATCTGCTGCAGCGAATCGAGATTCGCTGA
- the mta gene encoding glucan 1,4-alpha-maltotetraohydrolase, translating to MSHILRAAVLAAVLLPFPVLADQAGKSPAGVRYHGGDEIILQGFHWNVVREAPNDWYNILRQQASTIAADGFSAIWMPVPWRDFSSWSEGGKSGGGEGYFWHDFNKNGRYGSDAQLRQAAGALGGAGVKVLYDVVPNHMNRGYPNKEINLPAGQGFWRNDCADPGNYPNDCDDGDRFVGGDADLNTGHPQVYGMFRDEFANLRSQYGAGGFRFDFVRGFAPERVNSWMTDSADNSFCVGELWKGPSEYPSWDWRNTASWQQIIKDWSDRAKCPVFDFALKERMQNGSIADWKNGLNGNPDPRWREVAVTFVDNHDTGYSPGQNGGQHHWPLQDGLIRQAYAYILTSPGTPVVYWSHMYDWGYRDFIRQLIQVRRAAGVRADSAISFHSGYSGLVATVTGSQQTLVVALNSNLSNPGQVASGSFSEAVNTSNGQVRVWRTGAGSGGGDNGGGEPGALVSVNFRCDNGVTQPGDSVYAVGNVSQLGNWSPASAVRLTDTSGYPTWKGRISLPAGQNVEWKCLIRNEANATLVRQWQGGANNSVKPTEGATTAGRF from the coding sequence ATGAGCCACATCCTGCGTGCCGCCGTATTGGCGGCGGTCCTGCTGCCGTTTCCCGTACTGGCCGATCAGGCCGGCAAGAGCCCGGCCGGGGTGCGCTACCACGGCGGCGACGAAATCATCCTCCAGGGCTTCCACTGGAACGTCGTCCGCGAAGCGCCCAACGACTGGTACAACATCCTCCGCCAACAGGCCTCGACGATCGCGGCCGACGGCTTCTCGGCAATCTGGATGCCGGTGCCCTGGCGTGACTTCTCCAGCTGGAGCGAAGGCGGCAAGTCCGGCGGCGGCGAAGGCTACTTCTGGCACGACTTCAACAAGAACGGCCGCTACGGCAGCGATGCCCAGCTGCGTCAGGCGGCCGGTGCGCTCGGCGGTGCCGGGGTGAAGGTGCTCTACGACGTGGTGCCCAACCACATGAACCGCGGCTACCCGAACAAGGAAATCAACCTGCCGGCTGGCCAGGGCTTCTGGCGCAACGACTGCGCCGACCCGGGCAACTACCCCAACGACTGCGACGACGGCGATCGTTTCGTCGGTGGCGATGCCGACCTCAATACCGGCCATCCGCAGGTCTATGGCATGTTCCGCGACGAGTTCGCCAACCTGCGCAGCCAGTACGGCGCCGGCGGCTTCCGCTTCGATTTCGTCCGCGGCTTCGCCCCGGAGCGGGTCAACAGCTGGATGACCGACAGTGCCGACAACAGCTTCTGCGTCGGCGAGCTGTGGAAAGGCCCTTCTGAATATCCCAGCTGGGACTGGCGCAACACGGCGAGCTGGCAGCAGATCATCAAGGACTGGTCCGATCGGGCCAAGTGCCCGGTGTTCGACTTCGCCCTCAAGGAGCGCATGCAGAACGGCTCGATCGCCGACTGGAAGAACGGCCTTAACGGCAACCCCGATCCGCGCTGGCGCGAGGTGGCAGTGACCTTTGTCGACAACCACGACACCGGCTACTCGCCCGGGCAGAACGGTGGGCAGCATCACTGGCCGCTGCAGGACGGGCTGATCCGTCAGGCCTACGCGTACATTCTGACCAGCCCCGGCACGCCGGTGGTGTACTGGTCGCACATGTACGATTGGGGCTACCGCGACTTCATCCGCCAGCTGATCCAGGTGCGTCGCGCCGCTGGCGTGCGTGCCGATTCGGCGATCAGCTTCCACAGCGGCTACAGCGGCCTCGTCGCCACCGTCACCGGCAGTCAGCAGACCCTGGTGGTGGCGCTCAATTCCAACCTGAGCAATCCCGGCCAGGTCGCCAGCGGCAGCTTCAGCGAAGCAGTCAATACCAGCAATGGCCAGGTGCGGGTCTGGCGCACCGGCGCCGGCAGTGGTGGCGGTGACAATGGCGGCGGTGAGCCCGGTGCCCTGGTCAGCGTGAACTTCCGCTGCGACAACGGTGTGACGCAACCCGGCGACAGCGTCTACGCGGTGGGCAACGTCAGCCAGCTCGGCAACTGGAGCCCGGCCTCTGCGGTGCGGCTGACCGATACCAGCGGCTACCCGACCTGGAAGGGCCGCATCTCGCTGCCGGCCGGCCAGAACGTGGAATGGAAGTGCCTGATCCGCAACGAGGCCAATGCAACGCTGGTGCGGCAATGGCAGGGCGGGGCCAACAACAGCGTGAAGCCCACCGAGGGTGCCACCACGGCGGGGCGGTTCTAG
- the pgl gene encoding 6-phosphogluconolactonase, with protein sequence MTISNLDLPVQTLGFSLGNADQLAGELALTVSNALRSAIAERGAATLVVSGGRSPIAFFERLAQQELDWAKVTISLADERWVPVSHPDSNEGLLRRHLLQGPAAAARLFGLYQSAASLEQAAEGADAKLAELPPIDVLVLGMGEDGHTASLFPDSPNLEAALDPRGARRCLPMQAPSVPRQRLSMSLALLASARLTLLALHGPGKLATLNQALAGESYEAMPIRAFLARPLEIYWCP encoded by the coding sequence ATGACGATCTCTAATCTCGATCTGCCTGTGCAGACCCTAGGTTTCAGCCTCGGCAACGCCGACCAGCTGGCCGGCGAACTGGCGCTGACGGTGAGCAACGCCCTGCGCAGTGCGATCGCCGAGCGCGGTGCGGCGACCCTGGTGGTGTCCGGCGGCCGCAGCCCGATCGCGTTCTTCGAGCGCCTGGCGCAGCAGGAACTGGACTGGGCCAAGGTCACCATCAGCCTCGCCGACGAGCGCTGGGTGCCGGTCAGCCATCCCGACAGCAACGAAGGCCTGTTGCGCCGCCATCTGCTGCAGGGGCCGGCCGCTGCGGCGCGCCTGTTCGGCCTGTACCAGAGCGCGGCCAGCCTGGAGCAGGCCGCCGAAGGCGCCGACGCCAAATTGGCCGAACTGCCGCCGATCGACGTGCTGGTGCTGGGCATGGGCGAGGACGGCCACACCGCCTCGCTGTTTCCCGACAGCCCGAATCTGGAAGCGGCGCTCGACCCGCGTGGTGCGCGGCGCTGCCTGCCGATGCAGGCGCCGAGCGTACCGCGCCAGCGCCTGAGCATGTCCCTGGCGCTGCTGGCCAGCGCGCGGCTGACCCTGCTCGCCCTGCACGGCCCGGGCAAGCTGGCCACGCTCAACCAGGCCCTGGCCGGCGAATCCTATGAAGCGATGCCGATCCGCGCCTTCCTCGCCCGCCCCCTCGAAATCTACTGGTGCCCCTGA
- a CDS encoding aldo/keto reductase, giving the protein MAAPVLAQPLLLGMMRLLEYPELGEPQALLGFIERCVERGLNGFDHADIYAGGRCEAHFGAALRQAPGLRQRLQIIGKADIVPAGQDCSRWRVKHYDSSAGYLRRAVDDSLARLGVERLDGFLLHRPDPLLQVDEVAETLNGLVASGKVGWVGLSNAGILHCQALAQCVPLRCNQIELSLQAQHWVWDGSLHALQAAGLQVLAWSPMGGGRFGDRLCSALDEVAADRGATANQVALAWLRQLPGRPLPILGSLRWERIEEALLGAELELDRPAWFYLSEAARGHEVA; this is encoded by the coding sequence ATGGCCGCACCCGTGCTCGCCCAGCCGCTGTTGCTGGGCATGATGCGCCTGCTGGAATACCCCGAGCTGGGTGAGCCCCAGGCGTTGCTGGGCTTTATCGAGCGCTGTGTCGAGCGCGGGCTGAACGGCTTCGACCATGCCGACATCTATGCCGGCGGGCGCTGTGAGGCGCACTTCGGTGCGGCCCTGCGCCAGGCACCCGGGTTGCGCCAGCGCCTGCAGATCATCGGCAAGGCCGATATCGTGCCGGCGGGACAGGACTGCTCACGCTGGCGGGTCAAGCACTACGACTCCAGTGCCGGCTACCTGCGCCGGGCGGTGGACGACAGCCTGGCGCGACTGGGCGTGGAACGACTCGATGGTTTCCTGCTGCATCGCCCGGACCCGCTGCTGCAGGTCGACGAGGTGGCCGAGACGCTGAACGGACTGGTCGCCAGCGGCAAGGTCGGCTGGGTGGGGCTGTCCAACGCCGGCATCCTGCATTGCCAGGCACTGGCCCAGTGCGTGCCGCTGCGCTGCAACCAGATCGAGCTGTCACTGCAGGCCCAGCACTGGGTATGGGATGGCAGCCTGCATGCGTTGCAGGCTGCCGGCCTGCAGGTGCTGGCCTGGTCGCCCATGGGCGGTGGACGCTTCGGCGATCGGCTATGTAGCGCACTCGATGAAGTCGCCGCCGACCGGGGAGCCACGGCCAATCAGGTGGCGCTGGCCTGGCTGCGGCAGCTGCCCGGCCGGCCGTTGCCGATCCTCGGCAGCCTGCGCTGGGAGCGGATCGAGGAGGCGCTGCTGGGCGCCGAGCTGGAGCTGGACCGTCCCGCCTGGTTCTACCTGAGCGAAGCGGCCCGCGGGCATGAGGTGGCCTGA
- a CDS encoding MurR/RpiR family transcriptional regulator, giving the protein MDRVHNLLEQIQRRIEDLNKAERKVAEVILRNPQQATRFSIAALAQTAQVSEPTVNRFCRSFGVSGYPELKMQLAQSLASGAAYVSQAVEPDDGPAEYTRKIFGSAIASLDSACQSLDPQLVSRAVDLMIQARQIHFFGLGASASVALDAQHKFFRFNLAVTAHSDVLMQRMLASVAHTGELFVIISYTGRTRELVEVARIARQNGASVLGLTAAGSPLAQASTLSLNIPLPEDTDIYMPMTSRIIQLTVLDVLATGMTLRRGVDFQPHLRKVKESLNASRYPADEEPS; this is encoded by the coding sequence ATGGACCGCGTACACAACCTGCTCGAGCAGATCCAGCGTCGCATCGAAGACCTCAACAAGGCCGAGCGCAAGGTGGCCGAAGTCATCCTGCGCAACCCTCAGCAGGCCACCCGCTTCAGCATCGCCGCGCTGGCGCAGACCGCACAGGTCAGCGAGCCGACGGTGAATCGCTTCTGCCGCTCGTTCGGCGTTAGCGGCTACCCGGAACTGAAGATGCAGCTGGCGCAGAGCCTGGCCAGCGGCGCCGCCTATGTCAGCCAGGCGGTAGAGCCCGACGACGGCCCGGCGGAATACACACGCAAGATCTTCGGCTCGGCCATCGCCTCGCTGGACAGCGCCTGCCAGAGCCTCGACCCGCAACTGGTCAGCCGCGCCGTGGACCTGATGATCCAGGCCCGCCAGATCCACTTTTTCGGCCTCGGCGCCTCGGCCTCGGTGGCACTGGATGCGCAGCACAAGTTCTTCCGCTTCAACCTGGCGGTGACCGCCCATTCGGACGTGCTGATGCAGCGCATGCTGGCGTCCGTAGCGCACACGGGCGAGCTGTTCGTGATCATTTCCTACACCGGGCGTACCCGCGAGCTGGTGGAAGTGGCGCGCATCGCCCGCCAGAACGGCGCCTCGGTACTCGGCCTGACCGCCGCCGGCTCGCCGCTGGCCCAGGCCAGCACGCTGAGCCTGAACATTCCACTGCCCGAGGACACCGACATCTACATGCCGATGACCTCGCGCATCATCCAGCTGACGGTGCTCGACGTGCTCGCCACCGGCATGACCCTGCGCCGCGGCGTGGATTTCCAGCCGCACCTGCGCAAAGTGAAGGAAAGTCTCAACGCCAGCCGTTATCCGGCGGACGAGGAGCCGAGCTGA
- the zwf gene encoding glucose-6-phosphate dehydrogenase, with amino-acid sequence MTPLSVEPCTLALFGALGDLALRKLFPALYQLDRAGLLPADTRILGLARDGGEPASHLALIAEHLRRHVAERELEESVLQRFLARLDYLSMEFGRREDYAALADKAGQAERIVAFFATPASVYGAICAGLAEAGLAERTRVVLEKPIGHDLGSSREVNDAVARFFPEDRTYRIDHYLGKDTVQNLIALRFANSLFETQWNQNHISHVEITVAETVGIEGRWGYFDQAGQLRDMIQNHLLQLLCLIAMDPPSDLSADSIRDEKVKVLKALAPIAPEHLGQQLVRGQYVAGSILGRQVPGYLEEENSNTQSDTETFVALRAEICNWRWAGVPFYLRTGKRMPQKLSQIVIHFKAPPHYIFAPEQRQLIGNKLIIRLQPQEGISLLVMTKDQGLDKGMQLRSGPLQLNFSETYKSPRIPDAYERLLLEVMKGNQNLFVRKDEIEYAWKWCDQLIDGWQRVGAPPKPYAAGSWGPAASIALISRDGRSWYDDL; translated from the coding sequence ATGACGCCATTATCTGTCGAACCCTGCACCCTGGCGCTGTTCGGCGCCCTCGGTGATCTGGCCTTGCGCAAGCTGTTTCCCGCGCTCTATCAGCTCGACCGTGCCGGCCTGCTGCCGGCGGACACCCGCATTCTCGGCCTCGCCCGCGACGGCGGCGAGCCGGCTTCGCATCTGGCGCTGATCGCCGAGCACCTGCGTCGCCATGTGGCCGAGCGCGAACTCGAGGAAAGCGTTCTGCAGCGTTTCCTGGCCCGTCTGGACTACCTGAGCATGGAGTTCGGCCGCCGCGAGGATTACGCCGCGCTGGCGGACAAGGCCGGCCAGGCCGAACGTATCGTCGCCTTCTTCGCCACGCCGGCTTCCGTCTACGGCGCGATCTGCGCCGGGCTGGCGGAGGCGGGGCTGGCCGAACGCACCCGCGTCGTGCTGGAAAAGCCCATCGGCCATGACCTGGGGTCGTCCCGCGAGGTGAATGACGCGGTGGCGCGTTTCTTCCCGGAAGACCGGACCTATCGCATCGATCATTACCTGGGCAAGGACACGGTGCAGAACCTGATCGCCCTGCGCTTCGCCAACAGTCTGTTCGAAACCCAGTGGAACCAGAACCACATCTCCCACGTGGAGATCACCGTCGCCGAAACTGTCGGCATCGAGGGCCGCTGGGGCTACTTCGACCAGGCCGGCCAGCTGCGCGACATGATCCAGAATCACCTGCTGCAGCTGCTCTGCCTGATCGCCATGGACCCGCCCAGCGACCTCTCGGCCGACAGCATCCGCGACGAGAAGGTCAAGGTGCTCAAGGCGCTGGCGCCCATTGCGCCGGAGCACCTCGGTCAGCAGCTGGTGCGCGGCCAGTACGTCGCTGGCAGCATCCTTGGGCGCCAGGTGCCGGGCTATCTGGAGGAAGAAAACTCCAACACCCAGAGCGACACCGAGACCTTCGTCGCCCTGCGGGCCGAGATCTGCAACTGGCGCTGGGCGGGCGTGCCGTTCTACCTGCGTACCGGCAAGCGCATGCCGCAGAAGCTGTCGCAGATCGTTATCCACTTCAAGGCGCCGCCGCACTACATCTTCGCCCCGGAACAGCGCCAGCTGATCGGCAACAAGCTGATCATCCGCCTGCAGCCGCAGGAGGGCATCTCGCTGCTGGTGATGACCAAGGACCAGGGCCTGGACAAGGGCATGCAGCTGCGCAGCGGCCCGCTGCAGCTGAATTTCTCGGAAACCTACAAGAGCCCGCGCATCCCCGACGCCTACGAGCGTCTGCTGCTGGAAGTGATGAAGGGCAACCAGAACCTCTTCGTGCGCAAGGACGAAATCGAATACGCCTGGAAGTGGTGCGACCAGCTGATCGACGGTTGGCAACGCGTCGGCGCGCCTCCCAAACCCTACGCAGCAGGCAGCTGGGGACCGGCTGCCTCGATTGCCCTGATCAGCCGTGACGGCAGGAGTTGGTATGACGATCTCTAA
- a CDS encoding NADP-dependent glyceraldehyde-3-phosphate dehydrogenase, translating to MSNARPLSELFPRLDEIPEAYRPDAPVEQRDYLVDGELMHWDGPLAEVRSPVFLREADGSERQVVLGSTPLLDADAALRALDAAVAAYDYGRGAWPTMRVAERIAHVEAFLARMREQREAVVKLLMWEIGKNLKDSEKEFDRTCDYIVDTIHALKELDRSSSRFELEQGTLGQIRRVPMGVALCMGPYNYPLNETFTTLIPALIMGNTVVFKPAKFGVLLIRPLLEAFRDSFPAGVINVIYGRGRETVSALMASGKIDVFAFIGTHKGAADLKKLHPRPHRLRAALGLDAKNPGIVLPQVDLDNAVEEAVTGALSFNGQRCTALKILFVHEAVLDGFLERFAARVNALKAGMPWEPGVALTPLPEPGKTDYLHAVLEDAVAKGARVINAGGGESHQTFFQPAVLSPADSTMRVYHEEQFGPLVPVVPYRDLQEVIDYVTASDYGQQLSIFGNDPAQVGRLVDAFVNQVGRININAQCQRGPDSYPFNGRKNSAEGTLSVHDALRVFSIRTLVATRFNEANKELVDRIIRDRQSSFLTTDYIF from the coding sequence ATGAGCAACGCGCGCCCGCTTTCCGAGCTTTTCCCCCGTCTGGATGAGATTCCCGAAGCCTATCGTCCGGATGCACCCGTCGAGCAGCGCGACTACCTGGTCGATGGCGAGTTGATGCACTGGGACGGCCCGCTGGCGGAAGTTCGCAGCCCGGTGTTTCTGCGCGAGGCCGATGGCAGCGAGCGTCAGGTGGTGCTGGGCAGCACGCCGCTGCTCGATGCCGACGCCGCGCTGCGTGCGCTGGACGCCGCCGTTGCCGCCTATGACTACGGCCGCGGAGCCTGGCCGACCATGCGCGTGGCTGAGCGTATCGCCCATGTCGAAGCCTTCCTGGCGCGTATGCGCGAGCAGCGCGAGGCGGTGGTCAAATTGCTGATGTGGGAGATCGGCAAGAACCTCAAGGATTCGGAGAAGGAATTCGACCGCACCTGCGACTACATCGTCGACACCATCCATGCGCTGAAGGAACTGGACCGCAGCTCCAGCCGCTTCGAGCTGGAGCAGGGCACCCTCGGGCAGATCCGCCGCGTGCCCATGGGCGTGGCGCTGTGCATGGGGCCGTACAACTACCCGCTGAACGAAACCTTCACCACGCTGATCCCGGCGCTGATCATGGGCAACACCGTGGTGTTCAAACCGGCCAAGTTCGGCGTACTGCTGATCCGCCCGCTGCTCGAAGCCTTCCGCGACAGCTTCCCGGCGGGGGTCATCAACGTCATCTACGGCCGCGGTCGCGAGACGGTCAGCGCGCTGATGGCCAGCGGCAAGATCGACGTGTTCGCCTTTATCGGCACGCACAAGGGCGCCGCCGACCTGAAGAAACTGCACCCGCGTCCGCACCGCCTGCGCGCCGCGCTGGGGCTGGATGCGAAGAACCCGGGCATCGTCCTGCCGCAGGTCGATCTCGACAATGCCGTGGAGGAGGCGGTGACCGGAGCGCTGTCGTTCAACGGCCAGCGCTGCACCGCGCTGAAGATCCTCTTCGTGCATGAGGCGGTGCTCGATGGCTTCCTCGAACGCTTCGCTGCGCGGGTCAACGCGCTCAAGGCGGGCATGCCCTGGGAGCCCGGCGTGGCGCTGACGCCGCTGCCGGAGCCGGGCAAGACCGATTACCTGCATGCGGTGCTGGAAGACGCCGTGGCCAAGGGCGCGCGGGTGATCAACGCCGGCGGCGGCGAGTCGCACCAGACCTTTTTCCAGCCGGCAGTGCTGAGCCCGGCGGATTCGACCATGCGTGTCTATCACGAAGAGCAGTTCGGCCCGCTGGTGCCGGTGGTGCCGTACCGCGACCTGCAGGAGGTGATCGACTACGTCACCGCCTCCGACTACGGCCAGCAGCTGTCGATCTTCGGCAATGACCCGGCGCAGGTAGGCCGGCTGGTGGATGCCTTCGTCAACCAGGTCGGGCGCATCAACATCAACGCCCAGTGCCAGCGCGGGCCGGACAGCTATCCGTTCAACGGTCGCAAGAATTCCGCCGAAGGCACGCTGTCGGTACATGACGCCCTGCGCGTGTTCTCCATCCGTACCCTGGTGGCGACGCGCTTCAACGAGGCCAACAAGGAGCTGGTCGACCGGATCATTCGTGACCGCCAGTCGAGCTTCCTGACCACCGACTACATCTTCTGA
- a CDS encoding maltoporin produces the protein MKHTAHPLFVLKPACLLAALLVGGPALAVDFHGYLRSGVGATAGGGDQACFQAAGAPAKYRLGNECETYAEIGLGQEVWSEGNRSFYVDSMIAYRSDQGNDWEATGTDTNGGENNPFDEAGTTSIRQFNVVGKNLIPSLPGAAIWAGKRYYKRHDVHINDYYYWDVSGPGAGIEDIDLGFAKASVAWIRNTDGDWVYQGSGTGTNLANDTLDFRLAEIDVNPGGKLEIGYDYGKANLTDEQERDPGYQDQKGHLVTLEHTQSNWFGGYNKLALQYGTDGIIGSSGRNSTGNSDGKMFRLVNQGVVGLTDNIEMMYVQIYEDRDFDNDSGQTWASFGVRPVYKWSDVMSTALEFGYDRVDPQADGERTRDLKKLTLAQQWSAGNSFWARPQIRVFATYAQWDGGRYQAASESIDAGDDDGITFGIQAEAWW, from the coding sequence ATGAAGCACACCGCGCACCCCCTGTTCGTCCTAAAACCCGCCTGCCTGCTTGCCGCCCTGCTGGTCGGCGGCCCGGCCCTGGCGGTCGATTTCCACGGCTATCTGCGTTCGGGCGTCGGCGCCACGGCCGGCGGCGGCGACCAGGCCTGCTTCCAGGCTGCTGGCGCACCGGCGAAATATCGCCTGGGCAACGAATGCGAAACCTACGCCGAGATCGGCCTCGGCCAGGAGGTGTGGAGCGAAGGCAACCGCAGCTTCTACGTCGACAGCATGATCGCCTACCGCTCCGACCAGGGTAACGACTGGGAAGCCACCGGCACCGACACCAACGGCGGCGAGAACAACCCCTTCGACGAGGCCGGCACCACCTCCATCCGCCAGTTCAACGTGGTCGGCAAGAACCTCATCCCGAGCCTCCCCGGCGCGGCGATCTGGGCCGGCAAGCGCTACTACAAGCGCCACGACGTGCACATCAATGACTACTACTACTGGGACGTCTCCGGCCCCGGCGCCGGTATCGAAGACATCGACCTGGGCTTCGCCAAGGCCAGCGTCGCGTGGATTCGCAACACCGACGGCGACTGGGTCTACCAGGGCTCGGGCACCGGCACCAACCTGGCCAACGACACCCTCGACTTCCGCCTCGCCGAGATCGACGTCAACCCGGGCGGCAAGCTGGAGATCGGCTACGACTACGGCAAGGCCAACCTCACCGACGAGCAGGAACGCGACCCCGGCTACCAGGACCAGAAGGGTCATCTGGTCACCCTCGAGCACACCCAGAGCAACTGGTTCGGCGGCTACAACAAGCTCGCCCTGCAGTACGGCACCGACGGCATCATCGGTAGCAGCGGGCGCAACAGCACCGGCAACAGCGACGGCAAGATGTTCCGCCTGGTCAACCAGGGCGTGGTCGGCCTGACCGACAACATCGAGATGATGTACGTGCAGATCTACGAGGACCGCGACTTCGACAACGACTCCGGGCAAACCTGGGCCAGCTTCGGTGTGCGCCCGGTGTACAAGTGGAGCGACGTGATGAGCACCGCGCTGGAGTTCGGCTACGACCGGGTCGATCCGCAGGCCGACGGCGAGCGCACCCGCGACCTGAAGAAGCTCACCCTGGCCCAGCAGTGGTCGGCCGGCAACAGCTTCTGGGCGCGCCCGCAGATCCGCGTGTTCGCCACCTACGCCCAGTGGGACGGCGGCCGCTATCAGGCCGCCAGCGAATCGATCGATGCCGGTGACGATGACGGCATCACCTTCGGCATCCAGGCCGAGGCCTGGTGGTAA